ATGAAGCTGCCAAAACCCTCATGAAACAGCTGACAAAGGGTTGGAGCGCCCAATACAGCCTCGTAAAGATAGAGGAGGATGACGTTGATGGCCTGTTGCCCCATATTACCCGCGATCAAATTGACGAGCTTATTATCGTCAATGAGAAATTCACCGTAGAGAACCTCATCACGCTGCGCAACCGTTGCCTGGAGCAGCATGTAGGCTTTGGCTTCCTGCCACGCGCCCTCACTGCACTTCAGGGGGCTGATTACACCATCCACGAAGAGCTGGGCATCCCTGTCATTGAAGTAAAGCCAACCCCGCTAGATGGCTGGGGAAGGATTGCCAAGCGCACCTTTGATATTGTGGTAAGCACATTGCTGATAATCATTGCGTCGCCGTTTTACCTCCTTATCGGGCTGGTCATGTTCCTTACTTCAGGTTCACCTCTCGTTATTAGGCATAAGCGGATTGGCCGTGGTGGCTTGCCTATTGTCATTTCCAAGTACCGGTCCATGAAGCGCGATTGGACAGACCAAAATGGAAAGCTTTCAGCAAAATTCCAAGAGTACTTGAGCCAGCATCCCGATGCGGCACAGGAATGGAAAGAAACAGC
This genomic stretch from Verrucomicrobiia bacterium harbors:
- a CDS encoding sugar transferase, whose product is EAAKTLMKQLTKGWSAQYSLVKIEEDDVDGLLPHITRDQIDELIIVNEKFTVENLITLRNRCLEQHVGFGFLPRALTALQGADYTIHEELGIPVIEVKPTPLDGWGRIAKRTFDIVVSTLLIIIASPFYLLIGLVMFLTSGSPLVIRHKRIGRGGLPIVISKYRSMKRDWTDQNGKLSAKFQEYLSQHPDAAQEWKETAKLKDDPRISAIGKLLRATRLDELPQFFDVLRGDLSLVGPRPIIDWELEKFGEKARILFHVRPGITGPWQVAGGNKLPYDERVRLNAHYIENWSLGLDMVILTKTAWLVVAGILGRLIGRGESEEAY